The following are encoded together in the Kribbella sp. CA-293567 genome:
- a CDS encoding CoA-acylating methylmalonate-semialdehyde dehydrogenase, giving the protein MSIERITHLVGGAPWTGVSERTSKVYNPATGEVTGELDLASAATVDEIVKVAHDASRAWGRISLTKRAQVLFGFRELLNERKEEIAALITAEHGKVLSDALGEVTRGLEVVEFACGIPHLLKGGFSENVSTNVDVYSIRQSLGVVAVISPFNFPAMVPLWFVPIAIACGNSVVIKPSEKDPSAVNAVAALWKEAGLPDGVLNVVHGDKEAVDRLLEHPDIKAVSFVGSTPIARYVYETGTRNGKRVQALGGAKNHMVVLPDADLDLAADAAVNAGFGSAGERCMAISALVAVEPVADALIAKIRERMATLTTGDGTRGSDMGPLVTGPHRDKVVGYVEAGVEAGAELAVDGREGPFDGGDDGFWLGPTLFDKVTPEMSIYTDEIFGPVLSVLRVPSYDAALELVNSNPYGNGTAIFTNDGGAARRYQTEVEVGMVGVNVPIPVPMAYYSFGGWKNSLFGDTHAHGTEGVHFFTRGKVITSRWLDPSHGGLNLGFPTHD; this is encoded by the coding sequence GTGAGCATTGAGCGAATCACCCACCTGGTCGGCGGCGCCCCGTGGACGGGAGTCTCCGAACGCACCAGCAAGGTCTACAACCCGGCCACCGGCGAGGTGACCGGTGAGCTCGACCTGGCCTCGGCGGCGACCGTCGACGAGATCGTGAAGGTCGCCCACGACGCGTCCCGGGCCTGGGGCCGGATCTCGCTCACCAAGCGCGCGCAGGTGCTCTTCGGCTTCCGTGAACTGCTGAACGAGCGCAAGGAGGAGATCGCCGCGCTGATCACCGCCGAGCACGGCAAGGTGCTCTCGGACGCGCTCGGCGAGGTGACCCGCGGTCTCGAGGTGGTCGAGTTCGCCTGCGGCATCCCGCACCTGCTGAAGGGCGGCTTCAGCGAGAACGTCTCCACCAACGTCGACGTCTACTCGATCCGCCAGTCGCTCGGCGTGGTCGCGGTGATCTCGCCGTTCAACTTCCCGGCGATGGTGCCGCTGTGGTTCGTGCCGATCGCGATCGCCTGCGGCAACAGCGTGGTGATCAAGCCGTCGGAGAAGGACCCGTCCGCGGTGAACGCGGTCGCTGCTCTGTGGAAGGAGGCCGGCTTGCCCGACGGCGTGCTGAACGTCGTCCACGGTGACAAGGAGGCCGTCGACCGGCTGCTCGAGCACCCTGACATCAAGGCCGTCTCGTTCGTCGGCTCGACGCCGATCGCGCGCTACGTCTACGAGACCGGCACCAGGAACGGCAAGCGCGTGCAGGCTCTCGGCGGCGCCAAGAACCACATGGTCGTGCTGCCCGATGCCGACCTGGACCTGGCAGCCGACGCCGCCGTCAACGCCGGCTTCGGTTCCGCGGGAGAGCGCTGCATGGCGATCTCCGCGCTGGTCGCGGTCGAGCCCGTCGCGGACGCGCTGATCGCCAAGATCCGCGAGCGGATGGCGACGCTGACGACCGGTGACGGCACCCGCGGCTCCGACATGGGCCCGCTCGTCACCGGACCGCACCGCGACAAGGTCGTCGGGTACGTCGAGGCGGGGGTCGAGGCCGGCGCGGAGCTGGCCGTCGACGGCCGCGAAGGTCCCTTCGACGGCGGCGACGACGGCTTCTGGCTCGGCCCGACGCTGTTCGACAAGGTGACGCCGGAGATGTCGATCTACACCGACGAGATCTTCGGGCCGGTGCTCTCGGTGCTCCGCGTCCCGTCGTACGACGCGGCGCTGGAGCTGGTGAACTCCAACCCGTACGGCAACGGCACCGCCATCTTCACCAACGACGGCGGCGCCGCCCGCCGCTACCAGACCGAGGTCGAGGTCGGCATGGTCGGCGTCAACGTGCCGATCCCGGTCCCGATGGCCTACTACTCGTTCGGCGGCTGGAAGAACTCGCTGTTCGGTGACACCCACGCGCACGGCACCGAGGGCGTGCACTTCTTCACCCGCGGCAAGGTGATCACCTCCCGCTGGCTGGACCCGTCTCACGGCGGGCTCAACCTCGGCTTCCCTACCCACGACTGA
- a CDS encoding sugar ABC transporter substrate-binding protein: MVRWQKKAVATGAALVLVTALGACSSSGGKQEEEKAAGAAGNVADTPRMKVAFITHAAPGDTFWDLVRKGAEAAAAKDNVELQYSGAPEGADQANLVQTAIDQKVDGIAVTLAKPDAMQANVKKAADGGIPVVALNGGIESWKQAGALGYFGQDERIAGQAAGAKLTEVGAKKAVCVIQEQGHVGLEARCQGVKDKFPNVEKLYITGTDMPGSQTTMTSKLQQDKSIDYVVTLGAPFALAAVKSVKDAGSAAKIGTFDTNKDLIGSIKSGGVQWAVDQQPYLQGYLAVDSLWLYKTNGNTIGGGQATLTGPAFIDKSNAEAVEKFSANGSR; the protein is encoded by the coding sequence ATGGTTCGGTGGCAGAAGAAGGCGGTGGCCACGGGGGCGGCGCTCGTGCTGGTCACGGCGCTGGGTGCCTGTAGTTCCTCCGGCGGCAAGCAGGAGGAGGAGAAGGCGGCCGGCGCAGCCGGCAACGTCGCGGACACGCCGAGGATGAAGGTTGCCTTCATCACCCACGCGGCGCCCGGTGACACGTTCTGGGACCTGGTCCGCAAGGGAGCCGAGGCGGCCGCGGCGAAGGACAACGTCGAGTTGCAGTACTCCGGCGCGCCGGAGGGTGCGGACCAGGCCAACCTGGTGCAGACCGCGATCGACCAGAAGGTCGACGGCATCGCCGTCACGCTGGCCAAGCCCGACGCGATGCAGGCGAACGTCAAGAAGGCGGCCGACGGTGGCATCCCGGTGGTCGCGCTGAACGGCGGGATCGAGTCCTGGAAGCAGGCCGGGGCGCTCGGGTACTTCGGGCAGGACGAGCGGATCGCCGGCCAGGCCGCGGGCGCGAAGCTGACCGAGGTCGGCGCGAAGAAGGCCGTCTGTGTCATCCAGGAGCAGGGCCACGTCGGCCTGGAGGCCCGCTGCCAGGGCGTCAAGGACAAGTTCCCGAACGTCGAGAAGCTCTACATCACCGGGACCGACATGCCCGGCAGCCAGACCACGATGACCTCGAAGCTCCAGCAGGACAAGAGCATCGACTACGTCGTCACGCTGGGCGCGCCGTTCGCGCTGGCCGCGGTCAAGTCGGTCAAGGACGCCGGTTCGGCGGCCAAGATCGGCACCTTCGACACCAACAAGGACCTGATCGGCTCGATCAAGTCCGGTGGCGTGCAGTGGGCCGTGGACCAGCAGCCGTACCTGCAGGGCTACCTCGCGGTCGACAGCCTGTGGCTCTACAAGACGAACGGCAACACGATCGGTGGTGGCCAGGCCACGCTGACCGGACCGGCGTTCATCGACAAGTCGAACGCCGAAGCGGTGGAGAAGTTCTCCGCCAACGGGTCTCGCTGA
- a CDS encoding Gfo/Idh/MocA family protein gives MTQDLRIGIIGVGMMGADHAERVARQISGARLVAVSDPDTARADALAAALNETQGRLATGASEVAARAAGSGGAVGEGVGGVASAADAGGTPQAGGVRVIGDPLALIGDAEVDAVIIASPGFAHAEQLMACLEHGKPVLCEKPLTMDAESSLRVVEAEHKTGRSLIQVGFMRRFDPEYARLKQLLDSGELGRTLLLHNVHRNKTVPETFRSEMIVRDSLVHEVDVARWLFDDEITRITVHAPRPTSLVGEGVLDPQLALFEMASGALADVEVFVNFQVGYEVRCEAVGELGSATIGLGVDVLTKKAGHWGGAVPDDFRVRFGAAYDLEVQRWVNAAARGGIDGPTAWDGYAAAAVCAAGVQSLQEGRPVEVEMVSRSEVFG, from the coding sequence ATGACCCAAGACCTGAGGATCGGCATCATCGGCGTCGGGATGATGGGCGCCGATCATGCCGAGCGGGTCGCCCGGCAGATCTCCGGCGCCCGGCTGGTCGCCGTGTCCGACCCGGACACGGCGAGAGCGGACGCGCTGGCCGCCGCCCTGAACGAGACCCAGGGCAGGCTGGCGACGGGAGCATCGGAGGTGGCCGCGAGAGCGGCCGGCTCCGGTGGCGCCGTGGGCGAGGGGGTCGGCGGAGTTGCGAGTGCGGCTGATGCTGGTGGAACGCCACAAGCGGGTGGCGTGCGGGTGATCGGGGACCCGTTGGCTTTGATCGGCGACGCCGAGGTGGACGCGGTGATCATCGCCTCGCCGGGATTCGCTCATGCGGAGCAGCTGATGGCTTGCCTCGAGCACGGCAAGCCGGTGCTCTGTGAGAAGCCGCTGACGATGGATGCCGAGTCGTCGTTGCGGGTGGTCGAGGCCGAGCACAAGACCGGCCGGTCGTTGATCCAGGTGGGCTTCATGCGCCGCTTCGACCCGGAGTACGCGCGGCTGAAGCAGTTGCTGGACTCCGGGGAGCTCGGCCGGACCCTGCTGCTGCACAACGTGCACCGGAACAAGACCGTCCCGGAGACGTTCCGCAGCGAGATGATCGTGCGCGACTCGCTGGTGCACGAGGTCGACGTGGCTCGCTGGCTGTTCGACGACGAGATCACCCGGATCACCGTGCACGCCCCGAGGCCGACCAGCCTGGTCGGCGAGGGGGTGCTCGATCCACAGCTGGCGCTGTTCGAGATGGCGAGCGGTGCGCTGGCCGATGTGGAGGTCTTCGTGAACTTCCAGGTCGGCTACGAGGTGCGCTGCGAAGCTGTCGGCGAGCTGGGCAGCGCGACGATCGGCCTCGGGGTCGACGTCCTGACGAAGAAGGCCGGACACTGGGGTGGTGCGGTGCCGGACGACTTCCGGGTCCGCTTCGGGGCGGCGTACGACCTCGAGGTCCAGCGCTGGGTCAACGCCGCGGCGCGAGGCGGGATCGACGGTCCGACGGCCTGGGACGGGTACGCCGCTGCCGCGGTCTGTGCGGCCGGCGTGCAGTCCCTGCAGGAAGGCCGCCCGGTGGAGGTGGAGATGGTGAGCCGCAGCGAGGTCTTCGGATGA
- the iolB gene encoding 5-deoxy-glucuronate isomerase, which translates to MTEWFRPAGTTARDGFDVAVSPGEKDWEYTGLYVATLQPGQSIEIETGDSEWLVLPLSGSAEVIVDGETITLAGRANVFAGATDLGYVPRGTTMAVRSASGARIAFPHARASSDYPFRRLGAEQVETELRGAGVASRQVRNFGTPAVLEADSIIACEVLTPAGNWSSYPPHKHDEHKPGKESELEEIYYFELQLSDAAPEVARGGDPIGYQRVYGTGDRPIDVLAEVRSGDLVLVPHGWHGPAMAPPGYDMYYLNVMAGPGAEREWLISDDPQHGWVRELWKTEQLDPRLPFGDS; encoded by the coding sequence ATGACCGAGTGGTTCCGGCCGGCCGGAACGACCGCGCGCGATGGCTTCGACGTCGCCGTCAGTCCAGGCGAGAAGGACTGGGAGTACACCGGCCTGTACGTCGCCACCCTCCAGCCCGGGCAGTCGATCGAGATCGAGACCGGTGACTCCGAGTGGCTCGTCCTGCCGCTGTCCGGTTCCGCCGAAGTGATCGTCGACGGCGAGACCATCACTCTCGCCGGCCGCGCGAACGTGTTCGCCGGAGCAACCGACCTCGGCTACGTCCCGCGCGGCACCACGATGGCAGTCCGGAGCGCGAGCGGTGCCCGGATCGCCTTCCCGCATGCGAGGGCGTCCTCCGACTATCCGTTCCGGCGACTCGGAGCCGAGCAGGTCGAGACCGAGCTGCGTGGTGCGGGCGTCGCCTCCCGGCAGGTGCGCAACTTCGGTACGCCGGCAGTGCTCGAGGCCGACTCGATCATCGCCTGCGAGGTACTCACCCCGGCCGGGAACTGGTCGTCGTACCCGCCGCACAAGCACGACGAGCACAAGCCTGGCAAGGAAAGTGAACTCGAGGAGATCTACTATTTCGAGCTCCAGCTCTCCGACGCCGCCCCTGAGGTGGCCAGGGGCGGCGACCCGATCGGTTACCAGCGGGTCTACGGCACCGGGGACCGCCCCATCGACGTACTGGCTGAAGTGCGCAGTGGGGATCTGGTGCTGGTGCCACACGGTTGGCATGGTCCTGCGATGGCGCCTCCTGGATATGACATGTACTACCTGAACGTGATGGCCGGGCCCGGCGCCGAGCGGGAGTGGCTGATCAGCGACGACCCGCAGCACGGCTGGGTCCGCGAACTGTGGAAGACCGAGCAGCTCGACCCCCGCCTTCCTTTCGGGGACAGTTGA
- the iolD gene encoding 3D-(3,5/4)-trihydroxycyclohexane-1,2-dione acylhydrolase (decyclizing) — translation MTVRLTVSQALVRFLSVQYSERDGQRQKLFAGCFGIFGHGNVAGLGQALLQSELEDPEALPYILARNEQAMVHSASAFARTRDRLQTYACTASVGPGSTNMITGAALATVNRLPVLLLPSDVFSTRVATPVLQELESTTAGDVSVNDAFRPVSKYFDRIWRPEQLPSALLHAMRVLTDPVETGAVTIALPQDVQAEAFDWPEELFAERTWYVARPLPEASIVDKAAQLVRSSRRPLIVAGGGVAYSRAQDALREFAEQTGIPVAESQAGKGSLRYDHPQSVGAVGSTGTTAANALAREADLVIGVGTRFADFTTASRTAFQNPDVRFVNINVARFDGGKHAGLPVVADAREALVSLASAVDGWSVEDHYRALTAELATQWDEVVDNTYNPPAEVTGKLAEGLLTQGEVLGAVNELSAASDVVVCAAGSMPGDLHKLWRTRDPKGYHVEYGFSCMGYEIAGGLGVRLGAPERDVFVLVGDGSYLMMSSELVTAVQENIKIIVVLVQNHGFASIGALSESLGSQRFGTAYRRRGGDGRLDGDYLPIDLAANVRSLGVEVLDVHSRAELEKAIGTAKSADGPIAIHVRTDPLIGAPDSDSWWDVPVSQVSGLDSTRAASAQYEEFKQAQRPYLVPAEGEHHG, via the coding sequence ATGACAGTGCGTCTTACGGTCTCGCAGGCGCTGGTGCGATTCCTGAGCGTTCAGTACTCGGAGCGTGACGGGCAACGGCAGAAGCTGTTCGCGGGTTGCTTCGGCATCTTCGGGCACGGCAACGTCGCCGGTCTCGGCCAGGCGCTCCTGCAGTCCGAACTGGAGGACCCCGAGGCACTGCCCTACATCCTCGCCCGCAACGAGCAGGCGATGGTGCACAGCGCCTCCGCCTTCGCCCGGACGCGCGACCGCCTGCAGACCTACGCCTGCACCGCGAGCGTGGGCCCTGGCTCGACCAACATGATCACCGGCGCGGCCCTGGCCACGGTGAATCGCCTACCGGTCCTTCTCCTCCCGTCGGACGTGTTCAGCACCAGAGTGGCAACCCCGGTGTTGCAGGAACTCGAGAGCACGACTGCGGGTGACGTCTCGGTGAACGACGCCTTCCGCCCGGTCTCGAAGTACTTCGACCGGATCTGGCGCCCGGAGCAGTTGCCTTCGGCGCTGCTGCACGCGATGCGGGTGCTGACCGACCCGGTGGAGACCGGGGCAGTCACGATCGCCCTGCCGCAGGACGTGCAGGCCGAGGCCTTCGACTGGCCGGAGGAACTCTTCGCCGAGCGCACCTGGTACGTCGCCCGCCCGTTGCCCGAAGCATCCATTGTCGACAAAGCGGCACAACTCGTCCGGTCTTCGCGCCGGCCGCTGATCGTGGCCGGTGGCGGCGTCGCCTACTCGCGGGCTCAGGACGCGCTGCGCGAGTTCGCCGAGCAGACCGGGATCCCGGTGGCGGAAAGCCAAGCAGGCAAGGGATCGCTGCGCTACGACCATCCGCAGTCGGTCGGTGCCGTCGGGTCCACGGGCACGACGGCGGCGAACGCGCTGGCTCGTGAGGCCGACCTCGTGATCGGCGTCGGCACCCGCTTCGCCGACTTCACGACGGCGTCGCGAACGGCCTTCCAGAACCCGGACGTCCGGTTCGTCAACATCAACGTGGCGCGCTTCGACGGTGGCAAACATGCTGGTCTCCCTGTCGTTGCCGATGCCAGGGAAGCCCTTGTTTCCTTGGCGTCTGCGGTGGATGGCTGGTCTGTGGAGGACCATTACAGAGCGTTGACCGCCGAACTCGCAACTCAGTGGGACGAGGTTGTGGACAACACCTACAACCCGCCCGCGGAGGTGACCGGGAAACTCGCCGAAGGACTCCTCACCCAGGGCGAGGTCCTCGGTGCCGTCAACGAATTGTCGGCGGCGTCTGATGTGGTGGTGTGTGCGGCCGGTTCGATGCCGGGCGACCTGCACAAACTCTGGCGGACCCGCGACCCGAAGGGATACCACGTCGAATATGGCTTCTCCTGCATGGGATACGAGATCGCCGGCGGCCTGGGCGTGCGCCTCGGCGCACCCGAGCGTGACGTCTTCGTCCTGGTCGGCGACGGGTCGTATCTGATGATGTCGAGCGAGCTGGTCACCGCCGTCCAGGAGAACATCAAGATCATCGTCGTGCTGGTGCAGAACCACGGCTTCGCCTCGATCGGGGCTCTGTCGGAGTCGCTCGGCTCGCAGAGATTCGGTACGGCGTACCGGCGGCGTGGTGGTGACGGACGGCTCGACGGGGACTACCTGCCAATCGACCTGGCCGCCAACGTGCGCAGTCTCGGCGTCGAGGTGCTCGACGTGCACAGCCGGGCGGAGCTGGAGAAGGCGATCGGTACGGCGAAGTCCGCCGACGGCCCGATCGCGATCCACGTCAGGACCGATCCGCTGATCGGCGCGCCCGACAGCGACTCGTGGTGGGACGTTCCGGTCAGCCAGGTGTCCGGCCTCGACTCGACCCGCGCCGCCTCGGCGCAGTACGAGGAGTTCAAGCAGGCCCAGCGGCCGTATCTGGTCCCAGCCGAGGGAGAGCACCATGGGTAG
- a CDS encoding sugar phosphate isomerase/epimerase family protein has product MKLSLDPYMFRAVPLLELPGLVADLGYEWLELSPRSDFLPFFVHPRVDDAGVAAFRKALAAAGVGVSSVLPLYKWSGPDEDERQAAVRYWKRAIRITALLGVDVMNTEFNGRPEQAARSEAQFWRSLEELLPVFESEGVRLVLEPHPDDFEEDGKAAVDLIRGINSPLVSFLYCAPHTFHLGNDAPGIIEYAGDLLTNVHVADSFDHTGSSGLRYIVNPPGSTVRVHQHLDIGQGEVDFDELFASLAAAGFDGTVTACVFAWEERARESSTFMRAKITDLLTKQGMQL; this is encoded by the coding sequence ATGAAGCTCAGCCTCGACCCCTACATGTTCCGCGCCGTTCCGCTGCTGGAGCTGCCCGGTCTCGTCGCCGACCTCGGCTACGAGTGGCTGGAACTGTCGCCCCGCAGTGACTTCCTGCCGTTCTTCGTCCACCCGCGGGTGGACGACGCGGGGGTGGCTGCGTTCCGCAAGGCGCTGGCGGCAGCAGGGGTCGGGGTCTCGTCGGTGCTACCGCTCTACAAGTGGTCGGGCCCTGACGAGGACGAGCGGCAGGCAGCGGTCAGGTACTGGAAGCGCGCGATCCGGATCACCGCCCTGCTCGGCGTGGACGTGATGAACACCGAGTTCAACGGCCGCCCCGAGCAGGCGGCCCGGAGCGAGGCGCAGTTCTGGCGGTCGCTCGAAGAGTTGCTGCCGGTGTTCGAGAGCGAAGGCGTCCGGCTCGTGCTCGAACCGCATCCGGACGACTTCGAGGAGGACGGCAAGGCAGCCGTCGACCTGATCCGCGGGATCAACAGCCCTCTGGTCAGCTTCCTGTACTGCGCCCCGCACACCTTCCACCTGGGCAACGACGCCCCCGGCATCATCGAGTACGCCGGCGACCTGCTCACCAACGTGCACGTCGCCGACTCGTTCGACCACACCGGGTCGTCCGGGCTGCGCTACATCGTCAACCCGCCCGGCTCGACCGTCCGGGTGCACCAGCACCTCGACATCGGTCAGGGTGAGGTCGACTTCGACGAGCTGTTCGCGAGCCTGGCCGCGGCCGGTTTCGACGGCACCGTCACCGCCTGCGTCTTCGCCTGGGAGGAGCGCGCCCGGGAATCGAGCACGTTCATGCGAGCGAAGATCACCGATCTACTGACGAAGCAAGGGATGCAGCTGTGA
- a CDS encoding ABC transporter permease produces the protein MASTLTAPSTVDDRVSSRSLGARLLSRPEVGSLVGAVVVLVFFLITAPPFRDLATTGTILYQAALIGMMAVPVALLMVGGEFDLSAGVAVTTAGLTGGLFSYQFSTNVWVGVLVALVVAVAVGAFNGWLLMRTGLPSFLVTLGTFFILQGLNLGVTRVLSGTVSSNSISDMDGFESAKAVFASEFKLGPINVKILIVWWIVFVAIATWVLLKTKVGNWVFAVGGDAAAARAVGVPVKRVKIGLFVTVGFFAWFSGMHLLFNQAVVQSGEGVGKEFIYIIAAVVGGCLLTGGYGSVVGSAIGALIFGMTQLGVVYAGWNADWFKAFLGVMLLLATIVNLVVKKRADLR, from the coding sequence ATGGCATCCACGCTGACGGCGCCGTCGACTGTCGACGACCGCGTCTCGTCCCGTTCGCTGGGCGCCCGGCTGCTGAGCCGGCCCGAGGTGGGCTCGCTGGTCGGAGCGGTCGTCGTACTGGTCTTCTTCCTGATCACGGCACCGCCGTTCCGGGATCTGGCCACCACCGGCACGATCCTCTACCAAGCCGCGCTGATCGGCATGATGGCCGTCCCGGTCGCGCTGCTGATGGTCGGTGGCGAGTTCGACCTGTCGGCAGGCGTCGCGGTGACGACGGCAGGTCTGACCGGCGGCCTGTTCTCCTACCAGTTCAGTACCAACGTGTGGGTCGGTGTCCTGGTGGCACTGGTCGTCGCGGTGGCCGTCGGCGCCTTCAACGGCTGGCTGCTGATGCGCACGGGGCTGCCGAGCTTCCTGGTCACGCTCGGCACCTTCTTCATCCTGCAAGGCCTCAACCTGGGCGTCACCCGGGTGCTGTCCGGGACCGTCTCGTCGAACTCGATCAGCGACATGGACGGCTTCGAGTCGGCCAAGGCGGTGTTCGCCTCGGAGTTCAAACTGGGACCGATCAACGTCAAGATCCTGATCGTCTGGTGGATCGTGTTCGTCGCGATCGCCACCTGGGTGCTGCTGAAGACGAAGGTCGGCAACTGGGTCTTCGCCGTCGGCGGCGACGCGGCGGCCGCGCGGGCGGTCGGCGTACCGGTGAAGCGGGTGAAGATCGGCCTGTTCGTCACGGTCGGCTTCTTCGCCTGGTTCTCGGGGATGCACCTGCTCTTCAACCAGGCGGTGGTGCAGTCCGGTGAGGGCGTCGGCAAGGAGTTCATCTACATCATCGCCGCGGTGGTCGGCGGCTGTCTGCTGACCGGCGGCTACGGCTCCGTGGTGGGCTCGGCGATCGGTGCGCTGATCTTCGGGATGACCCAGCTCGGTGTCGTCTACGCCGGCTGGAACGCCGACTGGTTCAAGGCGTTCCTGGGCGTGATGTTGCTGTTGGCCACCATCGTCAACCTCGTCGTCAAGAAGCGGGCGGATCTGCGATGA
- a CDS encoding TIM barrel protein, whose protein sequence is MGRVKVGSAPDSWGVWFANDEQQTPWQRFLDEVADAGYTRIELGPYGYLPTDPVQLKDELDQRGLEVSAGTIFEHLHRPDSWDSTWAEVSAAAELAAAVGAGHLVVIPSMWRGDNGEVVEARLDHEGQARHGRQVTELGRRIAAEYGLKTQFHPHADGHVDNQETVERFLAETDGEHVNLCLDTGHISYCGGDNLELIRKYPERIGYVHLKQVDPVVLAQAEADGISFDEAVRRGVMCEPPLGVPELPPVLEALAGLDAELFAIVEQDMYPCPPDVPLPIAERTLAYLRTHGGGVSVGGPAE, encoded by the coding sequence ATGGGTAGGGTCAAGGTCGGCAGCGCGCCCGACTCCTGGGGCGTCTGGTTCGCGAACGACGAACAGCAGACGCCGTGGCAGCGGTTCCTCGACGAGGTCGCCGACGCGGGCTACACCCGGATCGAGCTGGGTCCGTACGGCTACCTTCCGACCGACCCGGTGCAACTGAAGGACGAACTCGACCAGCGGGGACTCGAGGTTAGTGCCGGCACCATCTTCGAACACCTGCACCGGCCCGACTCGTGGGACTCGACCTGGGCCGAGGTATCGGCCGCGGCCGAGCTGGCCGCGGCGGTGGGAGCCGGGCACCTGGTCGTGATCCCGTCGATGTGGCGCGGTGACAACGGTGAGGTGGTCGAGGCCCGGCTGGATCACGAGGGCCAGGCCCGGCACGGCCGGCAGGTGACCGAGCTCGGCCGGCGGATCGCCGCGGAGTACGGGCTGAAGACGCAGTTCCATCCGCACGCGGACGGGCATGTGGACAACCAGGAGACGGTCGAGCGGTTCCTCGCCGAGACCGACGGTGAGCACGTCAACCTCTGCCTGGACACCGGCCACATCAGCTACTGCGGTGGCGACAACCTCGAACTGATCCGCAAGTACCCGGAGCGGATCGGGTATGTGCATTTGAAACAGGTCGATCCGGTGGTGCTGGCGCAGGCCGAGGCCGACGGGATCAGCTTCGACGAGGCGGTCCGGCGAGGCGTGATGTGCGAGCCGCCGCTCGGCGTGCCCGAGCTGCCACCGGTGCTCGAGGCGCTGGCCGGCCTGGACGCGGAACTGTTCGCGATCGTCGAGCAGGACATGTATCCGTGCCCGCCCGACGTGCCGCTGCCGATCGCGGAGCGGACCCTGGCTTACTTGAGGACCCACGGGGGTGGTGTATCCGTAGGAGGACCAGCAGAGTAA
- a CDS encoding ATP-binding cassette domain-containing protein translates to MSITEKFAEEAGSGPTTPVVHLEDVGKSYGNVHALRGVSLAVRQGEITCVLGDNGAGKSTLIKIIAGLHAHTDGILSVNGEQRTFSSPRESLDSGIATVYQDLALAPLMSVWRNFFLGNEVTRSFGRLDIAAMKKTAQEELTKMGISIPNLEQPVGMLSGGQRQCIAIARAIYFGAKVLILDEPTAALGVKQSGVVLKYIVKARDAGLGVVFITHNPHHAYLVGNHFVVLKLGRVALDTHRADITLEQLTNEMAGGSELEALSHELRGIDAGAVGVRPGDGPVKIESPLENR, encoded by the coding sequence ATGAGCATCACTGAGAAGTTCGCGGAAGAGGCGGGCAGCGGCCCGACCACGCCGGTCGTTCACCTCGAGGACGTCGGCAAGAGTTACGGCAACGTGCACGCGCTGCGTGGCGTCTCGCTGGCGGTCAGGCAGGGTGAGATCACCTGTGTGCTGGGCGACAACGGCGCGGGCAAGTCGACGCTGATCAAGATCATCGCCGGCCTGCACGCGCACACCGACGGGATCCTCTCGGTGAACGGCGAGCAACGCACGTTCAGCTCGCCGCGGGAGTCGCTGGACAGCGGGATCGCGACCGTCTACCAGGACCTCGCGCTCGCGCCGCTGATGTCGGTCTGGCGGAACTTCTTCCTCGGCAACGAGGTGACCAGATCGTTCGGCCGGCTCGACATCGCGGCGATGAAGAAGACCGCCCAGGAGGAGCTGACCAAGATGGGGATCTCGATCCCCAACCTGGAGCAGCCGGTCGGGATGCTGTCCGGCGGTCAGCGCCAGTGCATCGCGATCGCCCGGGCGATCTACTTCGGGGCCAAGGTGCTGATCCTGGACGAGCCGACCGCCGCGCTCGGCGTCAAGCAGTCCGGTGTGGTGCTGAAGTACATCGTGAAGGCGCGCGACGCCGGTCTCGGCGTCGTCTTCATCACCCACAACCCGCACCACGCCTACCTGGTCGGCAACCACTTCGTCGTCCTCAAGCTGGGCCGGGTGGCACTCGACACCCATCGTGCCGACATCACCCTGGAGCAGCTCACCAACGAGATGGCGGGCGGCTCCGAGCTTGAGGCGCTCAGCCACGAGCTCCGCGGGATCGACGCCGGGGCGGTGGGAGTGCGTCCGGGCGACGGGCCGGTCAAGATCGAGTCCCCTCTGGAGAACAGATGA